One Actinomycetota bacterium DNA segment encodes these proteins:
- the gap gene encoding type I glyceraldehyde-3-phosphate dehydrogenase, translating to MASRVGINGFGRIGRLFLRAAAGKDVDIVAVNDLTDPKTLAHLLKYDTVFGRYPGEVAAKESALLIDGKEIEVLSQSDPAQLPWKDLEVETVIEATGRFTDRESAAKHLSAGARKVIITAPATDPDITVVMGVNDGSYDPEKHHILSNASCTTNCLAPVVKVLMESFGVERGFMTTVHAYTNDQRILDFPHKDLRRARAAAGNIIPTSTGAARAIGLVLPELKGKMDGIAMRVPVMDGSVVDLTAVLSREASKEEINAAMKEAAAGALSGILEYTEDPIVSSDVIGNPASSVFDAASTMVMGNMCKVVSWYDNEWGFSNRLVDLLGILYR from the coding sequence ATGGCAAGTAGAGTGGGAATAAACGGCTTCGGAAGGATCGGTCGCCTCTTTTTGCGGGCGGCGGCCGGCAAGGACGTGGACATAGTGGCCGTGAACGACCTCACCGACCCGAAGACCCTCGCCCACCTGCTGAAGTACGACACCGTTTTCGGCAGGTATCCCGGCGAGGTGGCCGCGAAGGAAAGCGCCCTGCTCATAGACGGCAAGGAGATAGAGGTGCTCTCGCAGTCCGACCCCGCGCAACTTCCCTGGAAGGACCTGGAAGTGGAAACGGTCATCGAGGCCACGGGGAGGTTCACCGACCGCGAAAGCGCCGCCAAGCACCTCTCGGCGGGTGCCCGCAAGGTCATCATAACCGCCCCCGCCACCGACCCGGACATCACGGTGGTCATGGGGGTCAACGACGGTAGCTACGACCCCGAAAAGCACCACATCCTGAGCAACGCCTCCTGCACCACCAACTGCCTGGCGCCCGTGGTCAAGGTGCTCATGGAGAGCTTCGGGGTGGAGCGCGGCTTCATGACCACCGTGCACGCCTATACCAACGACCAGCGCATCCTGGATTTCCCGCACAAGGACCTGCGCCGCGCCCGAGCCGCCGCCGGCAACATCATCCCCACCTCCACGGGTGCCGCGCGCGCCATCGGGCTGGTGCTGCCGGAGCTCAAGGGGAAGATGGACGGCATCGCCATGCGCGTACCGGTGATGGACGGCAGCGTCGTCGACCTCACCGCCGTGCTATCGCGGGAGGCAAGCAAGGAGGAGATAAACGCGGCCATGAAGGAAGCCGCCGCAGGAGCCCTCTCCGGCATCCTCGAGTACACCGAGGACCCCATCGTCTCCTCGGATGTCATCGGGAACCCCGCCTCATCCGTCTTCGACGCCGCGTCCACCATGGTCATGGGCAACATGTGCAAGGTTGTCTCCTGGTACGACAACGAGTGGGGGTTCTCCAACCGCCTGGTGGACCTGCTGGGCATCCTTTATCGCTGA
- the rapZ gene encoding RNase adapter RapZ produces MELTIITGLSGAGKSVAIKSLEDSGFYCVDNLPPSLILKMVELCMQGDAVEHLAAVIDVRGGEFFDDLNDALDELDRGGISYRILFLEADDDTLIRRFKETRRSHPLHAEGGIAESIARERELLQGLRGRADIVIDTSKSNMHQLREQLMNLYRAEGLSFPLEVAIISFGYKYGLPLDADIVLDLRFLPNPFWVDELRELAGDDPRVREYVLGKRESEEFLDRVHSLLLYLKEGFVHEGRRYITVALGCTGGRHRSVVMADELAERLRSHGLQVSVRHRDMDRR; encoded by the coding sequence CTGGAACTGACCATCATCACCGGCCTTTCCGGGGCAGGGAAATCGGTGGCCATCAAGAGCCTCGAGGACTCCGGCTTCTATTGCGTCGACAATCTACCGCCCTCCCTTATCCTCAAGATGGTCGAGCTCTGCATGCAGGGCGACGCCGTGGAGCACCTCGCGGCGGTGATCGACGTGCGCGGCGGCGAGTTCTTCGACGACCTGAACGACGCCCTGGACGAGCTCGACCGCGGCGGCATATCCTACCGCATCCTTTTCCTGGAAGCGGACGACGACACCCTCATCCGCCGTTTCAAGGAGACGCGCCGCTCCCATCCCCTGCACGCGGAAGGCGGCATCGCCGAGAGCATCGCGCGCGAGAGGGAACTCCTGCAAGGCCTGCGGGGCCGTGCCGACATCGTCATCGACACCTCGAAGAGCAACATGCACCAGCTGCGCGAGCAGCTCATGAACCTCTACCGCGCGGAGGGCCTCTCCTTCCCGCTGGAGGTCGCCATCATCTCCTTCGGCTACAAGTACGGCCTTCCCCTTGATGCCGACATCGTCCTTGACCTGCGCTTTCTTCCCAATCCCTTCTGGGTGGACGAGCTGCGCGAGCTTGCCGGCGATGACCCGAGGGTGAGGGAATACGTGCTGGGCAAGAGGGAGAGCGAGGAATTCCTGGACCGCGTGCACTCGCTCCTGCTCTACCTGAAGGAAGGCTTCGTGCACGAGGGCAGGCGCTATATCACGGTGGCCCTGGGATGCACGGGAGGGCGTCACCGCTCCGTGGTGATGGCCGACGAACTGGCGGAGAGGCTGCGCTCGCACGGCCTGCAGGTAAGCGTCCGCCACCGCGACATGGACCGTAGATAG
- the whiA gene encoding DNA-binding protein WhiA produces the protein MSFTSNVKNELARVRPSRRCCRLAELSALLHLEGSLHLVGPLRLAVHTESENAAVARLMFNLLKELFCVTPELRVEKAPRLRGRNCYHLYLQQEGMAQILNETGLLDDSLRPVLGIPARIVRRRCCGVAYLRGAFLGGGYVSRPEQPAHLEINVQHAEMAEGLRLLMERYDIHCQVARRRNMLAVYAKNRRDQADFLALVGAHRTVLSLQSDAVVRELRENVNRRVNSEAANLEKAVAAAQRQLKDISLIESRVGLQGLPQTLRAVAEARMRNPEASLRELGDALRPPASKSAVYHRMLRLQRLARELRG, from the coding sequence ATGAGTTTCACCTCCAACGTGAAGAACGAGCTGGCGCGCGTCCGCCCTTCGCGGCGCTGCTGCCGACTGGCGGAACTCTCCGCCCTCCTGCACCTGGAGGGCTCCCTGCACCTGGTGGGCCCCCTGCGCCTCGCCGTTCACACCGAGAGCGAGAACGCGGCAGTGGCGCGCCTCATGTTCAACCTGCTCAAGGAGCTCTTTTGCGTGACCCCGGAACTGCGCGTGGAGAAGGCTCCCCGCCTAAGGGGTCGCAACTGCTACCATCTTTACCTGCAGCAGGAGGGCATGGCGCAGATCCTCAACGAGACGGGCCTCCTCGACGATTCGCTGCGTCCCGTCCTCGGGATCCCTGCGCGCATCGTACGCCGCCGCTGCTGCGGGGTGGCCTACCTGAGGGGCGCCTTCCTGGGCGGCGGGTACGTAAGCCGTCCCGAACAGCCCGCCCATCTCGAGATAAACGTGCAACACGCCGAGATGGCCGAGGGATTGCGCCTGCTGATGGAGAGATACGATATCCACTGCCAGGTGGCCAGGCGCAGGAACATGCTCGCCGTTTACGCGAAAAACCGCCGTGACCAGGCGGATTTCCTGGCCCTGGTGGGCGCTCACCGCACGGTTCTGAGCCTGCAGAGCGACGCCGTGGTGCGCGAGCTGCGCGAGAACGTGAACCGCAGGGTGAACAGCGAGGCGGCCAACCTCGAGAAGGCGGTCGCCGCCGCCCAGAGGCAGCTCAAGGACATCTCCCTCATCGAGAGCAGGGTGGGCTTGCAGGGCCTGCCGCAAACCCTGCGCGCCGTGGCGGAGGCACGCATGAGAAACCCCGAGGCCAGCCTGCGCGAGCTGGGCGATGCCCTCCGTCCCCCGGCGAGCAAGTCGGCGGTGTATCACCGCATGCTGCGCCTGCAGCGGCTGGCCAGGGAACTGCGGGGATAG